GGAGTAAAGACTGAGAACGATCACATCAATCTTAAGGTTGCAGGGCAAGATGGGTCGGTGGTCCAGTTCAAAATCAAAAGACACACACCGCTCAGCAAACTGATGAAGGCATACTGTGACCGACAGGTAAGCTGAAAGACCAAATTGAACTTACTGCAACACCTGAGACAGCCTCATCATTAGTTGCACACTTCATGTTGCTACTATGTGTAAATTCACCCTCATGTCTGTCCTCACTTCTGCAGGGTCTCGCAATAAGGCAGATCAGGTTCAGGTTTGACGGCCAGCCTATCAATGAGACGGATACACCTGCACAGGTAATATATGATGCAACACCGAAGCCTCTCACTGTTGAAGAGAATATTCAGCAATGTTTATTTAGCGTCTATGAAAAGTTTACTAAAATGTTATATTTATAAATCTGCATCATTATACCTGTATAATTATTGTGTATATGTACTTACTGGGATCTCTTTTCCTCTGCCTCTCTCAGCTGGAGATGGAAGATGAAGACACCATAGATGTTTTCCAGCAGCAGACAGGCGGACACTGCTAAGCCTCCACCCTAATTGACGGCCACCCTCAGACCACACCCTCAGCCACCTTCACTGTCCCTCCCCTTCCCACCGCTCCTCTCAGCCTACTATTAttatctttattattattattatttcttcaGTTGAGATGTCTGTCATGGTTCTTCGTCAGGTGTGTGAGGGGAGGGGGCCCCTCAGCTGTTTATGTACTGTCACAGCCAGGACTGAACTTTTGTGCGTGTCAACAGTCTCTCTGCTGGCCAATCAGGACAACCTTTCCTTCTGACACCGCAGGCTGCGATTGGACCATCAGCGCGTCACATGTGTTCCTGGTTTGTCAGTGCTTCTCATTCACTC
The sequence above is drawn from the Pseudochaenichthys georgianus chromosome 22, fPseGeo1.2, whole genome shotgun sequence genome and encodes:
- the sumo3a gene encoding small ubiquitin-related modifier 3-like, with product MSEEKPKEGVKTENDHINLKVAGQDGSVVQFKIKRHTPLSKLMKAYCDRQGLAIRQIRFRFDGQPINETDTPAQLEMEDEDTIDVFQQQTGGHC